The Erythrolamprus reginae isolate rEryReg1 chromosome 3, rEryReg1.hap1, whole genome shotgun sequence genome contains a region encoding:
- the LOC139165833 gene encoding LOW QUALITY PROTEIN: thrombomodulin-like (The sequence of the model RefSeq protein was modified relative to this genomic sequence to represent the inferred CDS: deleted 2 bases in 2 codons), whose translation MPRPPEREATTGHLSLTRRALAVTAANMWFLLVAMGSLTASLASPTPSPAPVPLGAQCLGSACFALFGMSRSFAEAGDVCEAGGGHLMTVRSTVASEAIALLLLPRDHFDSAWLGLRLPENRCVEPAKRLRGFQWATGDERTDFVAWESNGSVAKGPRCGPTCVAVTRQLKWQERACDASAEAIFCEYSYPNGTCGPLPSTFAVSYLTPFGARESDLVASPPGTTVAVQSLGVVLECRAQGSNGSFEWGSAAPGAWDCQLQNGGCQDQCHLDEQGPPRCACPEGETLLEDQRSCWSPCASLGCQHHCEPQGDSGVCMCFEGYMLGSDGKSCVDIDDCQATPGLCEQVCVNTEGSFHCDCWQGYVLTNDKCLRENWGCFDLTCEHECNLVGGEYKCTCSEGYSPDPKNPNKCLQVCNQTECAAQCDPHGVNDCLCPEHFILDVKADGQKLCTDINECESGYCGSLKCINTPGSYKCICPDGRIQGDNFCEQPTEEPDEFSGETETYPKLSVPPSFAPPKAGSSRGTLVAIIVSVTLTIVMLVVIICYLLKKHCAAQSISDYKSQQSESGVALQHVSPSCDSSRQKM comes from the exons ATGCCGCGACCGCCTGAA CGGGAAGCGACGACGGGGCACCTCAGTTTGACTCGAAGAGCGCTCGCCGTCACCGCC GCCAACATGTGGTTCCTCCTAGTGGCGATGGGCAGCCTGACCGCGAGCCTGGCGTCGCCCACACCGTCTCCGGCGCCGGTCCCCTTAGGTGCGCAGTGCCTGGGCTCCGCCTGCTTCGCTTTATTCGGCATGTCCAGGAGTTTCGCCGAGGCGGGCGACGTGTGCGAGGCGGGCGGCGGGCACCTCATGACGGTCCGCTCCACGGTGGCGTCGGAGGCCATAGCGCTGCTGCTCCTGCCGCGCGACCACTTTGACAGCGCCTGGCTAGGCTTGCGCCTGCCCGAGAATCGCTGCGTCGAGCCGGCGAAACGCCTGAGGGGATTTCAGTGGGCGACCGGCGACGAGCGGACGGACTTCGTCGCCTGGGAGAGCAACGGGTCCGTGGCAAAAGGGCCCCGCTGCGGCCCCACTTGCGTGGCGGTGACTCGCCAGCTGAAGTGGCAGGAGCGCGCGTGCGACGCCTCCGCCGAAGCCATCTTCTGCGAGTACAGCTATCCGAACGGGACCTGCGGGCCCCTGCCGTCCACCTTCGCCGTCAGTTACCTCACGCCCTTCGGCGCCCGAGAGAGCGACCTGGTGGCCTCTCCGCCGGGCACCACGGTGGCGGTGCAGAGTTTGGGGGTCGTTCTGGAGTGCCGCGCTCAGGGCAGCAACGGGTCTTTCGAATGGGGGTCGGCCGCGCCCGGCGCCTGGGATTGCCAGTTGCAAAATGGGGGCTGTCAGGATCAGTGTCATTTGGACGAGCAAGGCCCCCCCCGCTGCGCCTGCCCGGAAGGCGAAACGCTGTTGGAGGACCAACGGAGCTGCTGGTCCCCCTGTGCCAGTTTAGGATGCCAGCATCATTGTGAGCCTCAGGGTGACTCTGGAGTCTGTATGTGCTTTGAGGGTTATATGCTGGGTTCCGACGGCAAGAGCTGCGTGGACATCGATGACTGTCAGGCCACACCAGGGCTTTGTGAACAGGTGTGCGTTAACACCGAGGGCTCATTTCATTGCGACTGCTGGCAAGGCTATGTGCTGACGAATGACAAATGCCTCCGGGAAAACTGGGGGTGCTTTGATTTGACGTGTGAACATGAGTGCAACCTTGTTGGTGGAGAGTATAAATGCACATGTTCTGAGGGATATAGTCCAGACCCCAAAAATCCTAATAAGTGTCTCCAAGTCTGTAACCAGACTGAATGCGCTGCACAGTGTGACCCTCACGGTGTGAATGATTGCTTGTGTCCGGAACATTTCATCTTAGATGTGAAAGCAGATGGTCAGAAACTATGCACAGACATCAACGAGTGTGAGTCTGGATACTGTGGTTCCCTGAAGTGCATAAATACACCTGGCAGTTACAAATGCATCTGTCCCGATGGACGTATTCAAGGGGACAACTTCTGTGAGCAGCCCACAGAAGAACCAGACGAGTTTTCAGGTGAAACTGAAACTTACCCCAAATTATCTGTTCCTCCTTCTTTTGCCCCACCAAAGGCTGGCAGCAGCCGAGGGACATTGGTTGCCATCATTGTTAGCGTCACCCTTACGATTGTGATGTTGGTAGTCATTATCTGCTACCTATTGAAGAAACACTGTGCTGCACAAAGCATATCGGACTACAAATCTCAGCAGTCTGAAAGTGGTGTAGCACTTCAGCATGTTAGTCCATCGTGTGACTCTTCCAGACAGAAAATGTAG